One window of Alosa sapidissima isolate fAloSap1 chromosome 21, fAloSap1.pri, whole genome shotgun sequence genomic DNA carries:
- the LOC121696208 gene encoding uncharacterized protein LOC121696208 — protein sequence MAVLSTKPKSRPKATTEGIRSTLYKGLSGDLPDLSVLRVTEAYADFSRAESPMVCSMNISCEVPLVNSALGMVQAGSPIAYQQPAAARRDLSFHVAPPRPSLPLEGYRLQPSIYMSNTTEAERRHLQSLQVTWDMANKLESATRTQSSCEEWHQLRRLRLTASRFREICFVSNKCEDSLADRILKGTYQTKAMRRGLELEADAIWEYTQIKRVNHYPCGFIIHPDTPWLGASPDGLVFDPTEPSSFGLLEIKCPNVKNYVDCPYVKMTLGKMELKISYAYYYQIQGQLVVSGMTWCDFVVSAEEDTLIHRIHRDVEVFKLIRDKVDQFYFNVYMRKCM from the exons CACGCTATACAAAGGCCTTAGTGGGGATCTACCTGATCTTTCTGTCCTTCGG GTGACTGAGGCATATGCTGACTTCTCCAGAGCAGAGTCGCCAATGGTGTGTAGCATGAACATCAGCTGTGAGGTTCCATTGGTCAACTCTGCCCTTGGGATGGTGCAAGCCGGAAGCCCGATTGCCTACCAacagccagcagcagcacgtagaGATCTATCCTTCCACGTTGCCCCACCTCGTCCATCCCTACCCTTGGAAGGTTACCGCTTACAGCCCTCAATCTACATGTCTAACACCACTGAGGCAGAGCGCAGGCACTTACAGAGCCTACAGGTGACTTGGGACATGGCAAATAAACTGGAAAGTGCCACAAGAACCCAAAGCTCCTGCGAGGAATGGCACCAGTTGCGGAGACTAAGACTCACTGCTTCGCGTTTCAGGGAGATCTGCTTTGTCAGCAACAAATGTGAGGACAGTCTGGCTGATAGGATCCTGAAGGGAACATATCAGACGAAGGCCATGAGAAGAGGACTGGAGTTGGAGGCTGATGCCATATGGGAGTACACCCAAATAAAGAGGGTCAACCACTATCCGTGTGGATTTATAATCCACCCAGACACACCTTGGCTGGGAGCATCTCCGGATGGACTAGTTTTTGACCCGACAGAACCCTCTTCCTTTGGTCTTCTAGAAATTAAGTGCCCAAATGTTAAAAACTATGTTGACTGTCCCTATGTTAAAATGACCTTAGGCAAAATGGAGCTGAAGATATCATATGCGTACTACTACCAAATTCAGGGGCAGCTAGTGGTAAGTGGCATGACGTGGTGTGATTTTGTTGTGTCGGCGGAGGAAGACACATTAATTCATAGAATACACAGAGACGTAGAAGTGTTCAAGCTCATCAGAGACAAAGTTGACCAATTTTATTTCAATGTTTACATGCGAAAATGCATGTAA